In Tenuifilum sp. 4138str, a single genomic region encodes these proteins:
- a CDS encoding T9SS type A sorting domain-containing protein: MKLLNSNTMRKALNILGFIFVSSLCYGQEVLVNLSGYRTISDVTKKSNYTKTNLSLPFFDDFARNTPYPTPELWEPSNAISNKTYAINPPTIGVATFDAVNRKGVLHQHLTTTPQPADTLTSLPINLNYPATDSIYLSFSVQPGGLGYQPSPNDSLVLELFSPSENRWVRGWASSVDFNANKIAFYNHLLNHKDEKSSTKLDSTFFTVNINIDNPIFLENGFRFRFIGYASLMENATVPGYKTNSDHWHIDMVYLNRLRNWDDTIYNDIAFRKPIKSILKNYTSVPWTHFADAEVSEIKNPREFSIVYNNLGPTTWNVTRRFAVTNLSTGNEYTFSGGAENIYGYEEFTYTRPFDYTFTSAWPDSAKFLLKTFLQTDFDESTKHLRYNDSLVHQLNFYNYYALDDGSAESGYGLFGEGTINAMIAQKFYSYKADNLVGVMIYFNRSYQDANNEPFKISIWADNNGKPGELLYQRSTTRPLFTDSLNCFTVYRTDPVSIPVGNFYIGWQQSTIEFLNVGFDRNTNSRERIFHTLPGYWTNTQFEGTIMIRPIFGKLYQNPTTAPISTTSNIRVYPNPASEKIYIDVGNGIAVNSYQLISITGQVIESKSVYQNEPIDVEHIPTGMYLLKVNLANGQSLTSKVIIKR, from the coding sequence ATGAAATTATTGAATAGCAATACAATGCGGAAAGCATTAAACATTCTAGGATTTATTTTTGTATCATCCCTATGCTATGGGCAGGAGGTTCTGGTTAACCTTTCGGGCTATCGTACCATAAGTGATGTTACAAAGAAAAGTAATTACACAAAAACGAATCTGTCATTACCATTTTTCGACGATTTTGCCCGAAATACCCCCTATCCCACCCCAGAGCTCTGGGAACCTAGCAATGCGATATCCAATAAGACCTATGCCATAAACCCTCCTACCATTGGGGTGGCAACATTCGATGCAGTCAACCGCAAGGGAGTTTTACATCAGCACCTAACCACCACCCCTCAGCCTGCCGATACACTAACATCGCTCCCCATAAACCTAAACTACCCTGCAACCGATAGCATATACCTATCGTTCAGCGTTCAACCCGGAGGGTTGGGTTATCAGCCTAGCCCAAATGACTCGCTGGTACTTGAACTATTTAGCCCATCGGAAAACCGCTGGGTTAGAGGCTGGGCTTCATCGGTTGACTTCAACGCTAACAAGATCGCTTTTTATAACCACCTGCTCAACCATAAGGATGAGAAAAGTTCCACTAAGCTCGACTCAACATTCTTTACAGTTAACATCAATATTGATAATCCCATTTTCTTAGAAAACGGTTTCCGTTTTCGCTTTATTGGGTATGCTTCGCTCATGGAGAATGCCACTGTGCCCGGCTACAAAACCAACTCCGACCATTGGCATATTGATATGGTTTACCTGAACAGGCTCCGTAACTGGGACGACACCATATACAACGACATTGCGTTCCGCAAACCAATAAAATCGATACTGAAGAACTACACATCGGTTCCATGGACACATTTTGCCGATGCTGAAGTTTCTGAAATTAAGAATCCCCGCGAGTTTTCTATTGTATACAACAACCTTGGTCCCACCACATGGAACGTTACCCGCCGCTTTGCGGTTACCAACCTTTCAACCGGCAACGAATACACGTTTTCTGGAGGAGCCGAAAACATTTATGGGTATGAGGAATTCACATACACCCGACCATTCGACTACACCTTCACCTCTGCTTGGCCCGACTCCGCCAAATTCCTGCTCAAAACTTTTCTCCAAACGGATTTTGATGAATCAACCAAGCATTTAAGGTACAACGACTCGCTGGTTCACCAGCTCAACTTCTACAACTACTACGCCCTCGACGATGGTTCGGCCGAAAGCGGCTATGGCCTTTTTGGCGAGGGTACCATTAACGCCATGATTGCCCAAAAGTTTTACAGCTACAAGGCCGACAACCTGGTTGGCGTAATGATTTACTTTAACCGCAGCTACCAGGATGCCAATAACGAGCCCTTTAAAATATCCATTTGGGCCGATAACAATGGCAAACCGGGTGAACTACTCTACCAGAGAAGCACAACCCGCCCCCTATTCACCGATAGCCTGAACTGCTTTACCGTTTACCGTACCGACCCCGTTTCGATACCCGTTGGCAACTTCTACATAGGATGGCAGCAAAGTACCATTGAGTTTTTGAATGTTGGATTTGACCGCAACACAAATAGTCGGGAGAGAATTTTTCACACCCTACCCGGTTACTGGACAAACACCCAGTTTGAGGGAACTATAATGATCAGACCTATTTTTGGCAAGCTTTACCAAAATCCCACCACTGCACCTATATCTACTACCAGTAACATCAGGGTTTATCCGAATCCGGCAAGCGAAAAGATTTATATCGATGTTGGTAATGGAATTGCTGTAAATTCATACCAACTAATTTCTATAACCGGTCAGGTAATTGAGTCTAAATCGGTTTATCAGAACGAACCTATCGATGTTGAACACATCCCAACAGGAATGTACCTACTAAAGGTGAACCTTGCCAACGGACAATCCCTTACTTCCAAAGTGATTATTAAGCGATGA
- a CDS encoding Na(+)/H(+) antiporter subunit B, with amino-acid sequence MSLILAIFLGVVILVLAVTAIYHKNTKVAIIATGAVGLFASVLYLLLAAPDVALTEASIGSGLSTIIFFYVLNKIRHSND; translated from the coding sequence ATGAGTTTAATTCTTGCAATATTTCTAGGAGTAGTTATCCTTGTGCTGGCAGTAACTGCCATCTACCACAAGAACACAAAGGTGGCCATTATTGCCACTGGGGCAGTTGGGCTTTTTGCATCGGTACTGTACCTTTTACTTGCTGCACCCGATGTAGCACTAACCGAAGCATCGATAGGTAGTGGACTTTCCACGATTATTTTCTTTTACGTTTTAAACAAAATCCGACACTCCAATGACTAA
- a CDS encoding monovalent cation/H+ antiporter complex subunit F produces MVNTILIMAGVLMALGILLALLRFIKGPDVTDRTIAFDVMTVASISVIALIAHFAGRIIYLDVALVYGLLSFLSVVVIGRYIERGL; encoded by the coding sequence ATGGTTAACACCATTCTAATTATGGCAGGTGTGCTCATGGCCTTGGGCATCCTGCTGGCATTGCTCCGATTCATAAAGGGTCCCGATGTCACTGACCGAACCATTGCTTTTGATGTGATGACCGTGGCCTCAATATCGGTAATTGCTCTAATCGCCCACTTTGCCGGTAGAATTATCTATCTGGATGTGGCTCTGGTTTACGGTTTACTCAGCTTCCTGAGCGTAGTAGTAATAGGTAGGTATATCGAAAGGGGGTTGTGA
- a CDS encoding RluA family pseudouridine synthase, with the protein MNQNRLLDPDDDLENGTAEQADLYEHFRIEVDKGQTPTRIDKFLTDKIRNVSRNRIQGAADAGNILVNGKAVKSSYKVKPLDTISIVLAYPPRETDIKPENIPIEIVYEDEALLVVNKPAGMVVHPAHGNFTGTLVNALLYHLRDVPLFKSGEVRPGLVHRIDRNTSGLLVIAKTEMAMNRLARQFFERSTDRLYIALVWGDMETDSGTITGHIGRSIRDRKKMQVFSDGEQGKHAVTHWKVIERFGFVTLIECKLETGRTHQIRAHMEYIRHPLFSDEVYGGDKILKGNLTTKYKQFVENCFELCPRHALHAKTLGFTHPLTNKKMHFDSQLPYDMSALIEKWRAYGKGV; encoded by the coding sequence ATGAACCAAAATCGGCTGCTTGACCCCGACGATGACTTGGAAAACGGAACGGCGGAACAGGCCGACCTGTATGAGCATTTCCGCATTGAGGTTGATAAGGGACAAACACCAACGCGAATCGATAAATTCCTTACCGATAAGATACGGAATGTGAGCCGCAACCGTATTCAGGGGGCTGCCGATGCGGGCAATATCCTGGTTAACGGAAAGGCCGTTAAATCGTCGTACAAGGTAAAGCCGCTCGATACCATTTCCATTGTTCTGGCTTACCCACCCCGCGAAACCGATATCAAACCCGAGAATATCCCTATCGAAATAGTTTATGAGGACGAAGCTTTACTTGTGGTGAATAAGCCTGCAGGAATGGTTGTGCATCCGGCACATGGTAACTTCACCGGAACATTAGTTAATGCCCTACTTTACCACCTGCGCGACGTTCCGCTCTTCAAGAGCGGCGAAGTAAGGCCCGGGCTGGTTCACCGTATCGACCGCAACACATCGGGGTTGCTGGTTATTGCCAAAACCGAGATGGCCATGAATCGCCTAGCCCGGCAGTTCTTTGAGCGAAGCACTGATAGGCTATACATTGCGCTTGTATGGGGCGATATGGAAACCGATAGTGGAACGATTACCGGTCATATAGGCCGTAGTATCCGTGACCGAAAAAAAATGCAGGTATTCTCCGATGGCGAGCAGGGGAAGCATGCTGTAACGCACTGGAAGGTAATTGAGCGATTTGGGTTTGTAACCCTTATTGAATGTAAGCTGGAAACTGGCCGTACGCACCAAATACGTGCCCACATGGAGTACATCAGGCATCCGCTTTTCAGCGATGAGGTTTACGGAGGCGATAAAATCCTAAAGGGCAACCTAACCACAAAGTACAAGCAGTTTGTGGAGAACTGCTTTGAGCTATGCCCCCGCCATGCCCTGCACGCCAAAACGCTCGGGTTTACCCACCCACTCACCAACAAGAAAATGCACTTTGACTCGCAGCTACCATACGACATGTCTGCGCTGATTGAGAAATGGAGAGCATACGGCAAAGGGGTTTAA
- a CDS encoding Crp/Fnr family transcriptional regulator, whose amino-acid sequence MVESKKSCLLCNNKSECFRQLSDSQLDFANSNRAEISYRKGEMIAKQGNFYTHILYLQSGMVKVYKELPDGSNLILSIFGVGSLIGLPFLFKNQILDYSVAALDNTTICAIDRHAFEKLIHENGEFAAEVVNQLNQCTLYNYDRLVSLTHKQINGRFADTLLYLYRVVYKANPFNLTLSRKDLAEYTGVSVMSVIRAIREFKNDGIIDISGNRVEILNFSQLERISRTG is encoded by the coding sequence ATGGTTGAGTCAAAAAAATCATGCCTGCTTTGCAATAACAAGTCAGAATGTTTTAGGCAGCTGAGCGACTCTCAGCTTGATTTTGCTAATAGCAACAGGGCTGAAATATCGTACCGCAAGGGGGAGATGATTGCCAAGCAAGGAAACTTTTATACCCATATCCTTTACTTGCAAAGCGGGATGGTTAAGGTTTACAAGGAGTTGCCCGATGGCAGTAACCTTATTTTGAGCATATTTGGTGTGGGCAGTTTGATTGGTTTACCCTTCCTTTTCAAAAACCAGATTCTGGACTACTCCGTAGCTGCGCTTGACAATACAACCATATGCGCCATCGACAGGCATGCTTTTGAAAAACTTATTCACGAGAATGGCGAATTTGCCGCCGAGGTGGTAAACCAGCTTAATCAGTGTACGCTTTACAATTACGACAGGCTGGTAAGCCTTACCCATAAGCAAATAAATGGGCGTTTTGCCGATACGCTCCTTTACCTCTATAGAGTGGTTTACAAGGCTAACCCCTTTAACCTTACCTTGAGCCGTAAGGATTTGGCTGAATATACTGGGGTTTCGGTTATGAGCGTTATACGCGCCATCAGGGAGTTTAAGAACGATGGAATTATTGATATAAGCGGTAATAGGGTTGAAATCCTTAATTTCAGTCAGCTGGAGCGGATAAGTAGAACAGGTTAA
- the mnhG gene encoding monovalent cation/H(+) antiporter subunit G encodes MEIRELIGASVTLVGSIFIFLGGLGIVRMPDLFNRIQAGTKASTLGTILSLIGLAIVNPAWIWKLLVIMFFVLITNPVSSNVISRAAHFRGTKMTDKTVADLLVESENKPKEE; translated from the coding sequence ATGGAAATACGTGAACTTATAGGAGCATCGGTAACCCTTGTGGGTTCCATCTTCATATTTTTAGGTGGCCTTGGCATAGTTCGCATGCCTGACCTGTTCAACCGCATTCAGGCTGGTACCAAGGCGTCGACCCTGGGAACCATTCTTAGCCTAATTGGGCTAGCCATAGTAAATCCTGCCTGGATTTGGAAACTGCTAGTCATTATGTTCTTTGTGCTTATCACCAACCCGGTTTCATCGAACGTGATTTCGCGTGCTGCACACTTTAGGGGTACAAAAATGACCGATAAAACGGTTGCCGACCTCTTGGTGGAAAGCGAAAACAAACCTAAGGAGGAATAG
- a CDS encoding Na+/H+ antiporter subunit E: MNIRNVANLFVLLFLIWLLLTGTLELTSLLLGLALAVTLALIFGKNSNVFGRFRMTPKVFVYSLIYLFVLSWEIVKSNIDVALRVLNPKLPINPGIVKVKTRLKSPIGRMILANSITLTPGTLTIDIKDDELYIHWIDVKTLDTEEASRKILGKFEKLLEVIYG, translated from the coding sequence ATGAATATCAGAAATGTAGCAAACCTGTTTGTTTTACTTTTCCTGATTTGGTTGCTGCTTACGGGTACGCTTGAGCTTACAAGTCTACTATTGGGCTTGGCACTTGCCGTTACTCTTGCCCTAATTTTTGGGAAGAATAGCAACGTTTTTGGGAGGTTTCGCATGACCCCTAAGGTGTTCGTTTACTCATTAATCTACCTTTTTGTGCTTAGCTGGGAGATAGTAAAATCGAACATCGATGTGGCGCTTAGGGTGTTAAACCCTAAACTTCCCATAAACCCAGGGATAGTAAAGGTTAAAACACGGCTTAAATCGCCCATAGGGCGGATGATTCTGGCAAACTCTATCACCCTGACTCCAGGTACACTTACCATCGACATCAAGGATGATGAGCTGTACATCCACTGGATTGATGTAAAAACGCTTGATACCGAAGAGGCAAGCCGGAAAATTCTGGGAAAATTCGAAAAGTTGCTGGAGGTGATTTATGGTTAA